Proteins from a genomic interval of Clostridium scatologenes:
- a CDS encoding PAS domain S-box protein — translation MRHIFENEEDFRQHFKFLSYISVPFFLIHSNDTIKEYNSPAVEMLHTIYMDENIKTFNSKFANILWFIEEDFIKFKTSIKQNKIFVKEVKLNNITWKFNGQFIKHNDSIFLIINYRLQKDEYTKKALQLAAIANASEDAIIGKTLDGKIISWNKAAERIFGYSEQELLGKKFSILDNNENNKILYSTISKNGVKNYEIETINKNNEVIYLSISISPVKNYSGDTVCDSVIARDITENKKLHKELYNSEKKFRSIYEQSPIGIELFDADGEVISSNESFCKMFNLDDIKEFKYSNFFNTPHIYESVKNRIKNKKTSRVTCKYKLTQRADFETNKNRIYYFDIVTAPILNEKKDLTAILLQVQDITKIKTVEKKVQNFTNLSDDIFSIFDYDGKFLQISAGMNKILEWNEKDALYKNFKDFVHPDDIQGCVNDFSYLLKYGRHIFKNRCICKNGNYKWIEWNSFVIKEYSLIYSIGRDITKRMENEEELKKAKIAAEEANIEKSRFLANMSHEIRTPINGIMGMTDLTLMTELTNEQREYLNMVKSSSKHLLDIINDILDISKIESGKFKLDLVPFNLEERISKMVKNISVLAYKKFIEVMYFIDPNISEGNIIGDPSKLDQILMNLLSNAIKFTDRGNIIVCAKKVEGPKDKIKIQFSVSDTGIGIPEDKMDRLFKTFSQIDDSYTKKYGGTGLGLSISKNLVNMMNGNIWVTSKHNQGSCFYFTAEFSEDENSSKCFLEDDNEITSTVKYTKKVTTNIKQVNNSKNILIVDDNEINQRFISTLISKRGYNYFTAFDGIEALNLLNQVNKIDLILMDIQMPNLNGLNTTKRIRNIETDTKNHIPIIAMTAYAMIGDREKFLSAGMDDYISKPIDYTTLYKLIDKFLSNNLT, via the coding sequence ATGAGACATATATTTGAAAACGAAGAAGATTTTAGACAACACTTTAAATTTTTATCTTATATTTCTGTCCCATTTTTTTTAATACACAGTAATGATACTATAAAAGAATATAATTCTCCCGCTGTTGAAATGCTTCATACTATTTACATGGATGAAAATATAAAAACTTTTAATTCTAAATTTGCCAATATTTTATGGTTCATTGAAGAGGATTTTATTAAGTTTAAAACAAGCATTAAACAAAATAAAATTTTTGTCAAAGAAGTAAAACTAAATAATATTACCTGGAAATTTAATGGGCAATTTATAAAACATAATGATTCAATATTTTTAATTATAAATTATCGCCTGCAAAAAGATGAATACACAAAAAAAGCTTTACAGTTAGCTGCCATAGCTAATGCATCTGAAGATGCTATAATAGGAAAAACTTTAGATGGTAAAATAATAAGCTGGAATAAGGCCGCTGAAAGGATTTTTGGATATAGTGAGCAAGAACTTTTAGGTAAAAAATTTTCTATATTAGATAATAATGAAAATAATAAAATTTTATACAGTACAATAAGCAAAAATGGAGTTAAAAACTATGAAATAGAAACTATAAATAAAAATAATGAAGTAATATATTTATCCATAAGCATATCACCTGTTAAAAATTATAGTGGAGATACTGTATGTGACTCTGTTATTGCTCGAGATATAACTGAAAATAAAAAGCTTCATAAAGAATTATATAATAGCGAAAAAAAATTCAGAAGTATATATGAACAATCTCCTATAGGAATAGAGCTTTTTGATGCTGATGGAGAAGTTATATCTTCAAATGAATCCTTCTGCAAGATGTTTAACTTAGATGATATAAAAGAATTCAAATATTCTAATTTCTTTAATACTCCTCATATTTATGAAAGTGTAAAAAATAGAATTAAAAATAAAAAAACTTCTCGTGTCACTTGCAAATATAAATTAACTCAGCGCGCTGACTTTGAAACAAATAAAAATAGGATTTATTATTTTGATATTGTAACTGCTCCTATACTAAATGAAAAAAAAGATTTAACTGCAATTTTATTACAAGTACAAGACATTACCAAAATTAAAACTGTAGAAAAAAAAGTTCAAAATTTCACTAATTTATCTGACGATATATTCTCTATCTTTGATTATGATGGTAAGTTCCTCCAAATAAGTGCTGGCATGAACAAAATTTTGGAATGGAATGAAAAAGATGCTCTATATAAAAACTTTAAAGACTTTGTTCATCCTGATGATATTCAAGGTTGTGTAAACGATTTTTCGTATTTGTTAAAATATGGTAGGCACATATTTAAAAATAGATGCATTTGTAAAAATGGAAACTATAAATGGATTGAATGGAACTCATTCGTAATAAAAGAATATAGTCTTATTTATTCTATTGGGAGAGATATAACTAAGAGAATGGAAAATGAAGAAGAACTAAAAAAGGCCAAAATTGCAGCTGAAGAAGCCAATATTGAAAAAAGTAGATTTTTAGCTAATATGAGTCATGAAATAAGAACTCCAATAAATGGAATAATGGGTATGACAGATTTAACTTTGATGACAGAATTGACAAATGAGCAAAGAGAATATTTAAATATGGTAAAATCTTCTTCAAAACACTTACTAGATATAATAAATGATATTTTAGATATATCTAAAATTGAATCTGGGAAATTTAAACTTGACTTAGTACCTTTTAACCTTGAAGAGAGGATTTCCAAAATGGTTAAAAATATCTCTGTCCTTGCTTATAAAAAGTTTATTGAAGTTATGTATTTTATTGATCCTAATATTAGCGAAGGTAATATTATAGGTGATCCTTCAAAATTGGACCAAATATTAATGAATTTGCTAAGCAATGCTATTAAGTTTACAGACAGAGGAAATATAATAGTCTGCGCCAAAAAAGTTGAAGGACCTAAAGATAAAATTAAAATTCAATTTTCTGTTAGCGATACTGGAATTGGAATTCCTGAAGATAAAATGGACAGGCTTTTTAAAACCTTTAGTCAAATAGATGATTCGTATACTAAAAAATATGGTGGTACTGGATTGGGACTTTCAATATCCAAAAACCTTGTAAATATGATGAACGGCAATATATGGGTAACAAGTAAACATAATCAAGGAAGTTGTTTCTATTTTACCGCAGAATTTTCTGAGGATGAAAATTCATCAAAATGTTTTTTAGAAGATGATAATGAAATTACAAGTACTGTAAAATACACAAAAAAAGTAACAACAAATATAAAACAAGTTAATAACTCTAAAAACATTTTAATTGTAGATGACAACGAAATAAACCAAAGATTTATTTCTACCCTAATAAGTAAGAGAGGTTATAATTATTTTACTGCTTTCGATGGCATTGAAGCTTTAAACTTATTAAATCAAGTAAACAAAATTGATCTAATTCTTATGGATATTCAAATGCCTAATTTAAATGGACTAAACACAACTAAACGCATTCGCAATATAGAAACAGATACCAAAAATCATATTCCAATTATAGCAATGACAGCCTATGCCATGATAGGCGATAGGGAAAAATTTTTATCAGCAGGAATGGATGATTATATTTCTAAACCAATTGACTATACTACACTTTATAAATTAATAGATAAATTTCTTTCCAATAACTTAACATAA